From the genome of Kaistella daneshvariae, one region includes:
- a CDS encoding glycosyltransferase family 2 protein, with protein sequence MPEVSIITPCYNSAMFLPETISSVLNQTFSNWEWLITDDCSTDNSVEIIKKVDDPRIILTVSEKNAGAGNARNLALAKASGRFITFLDADDFWEPNFLEEMLAFMKKENCEIAYSNYARCDENLNPKIADFKAEKIVTFGNLLKTCRLSLLSSMYDSQRVGKEYFPTESKREDHVMWLSLLKKIPMAKPLNKTMAKYRMHGSSVSRKKTNIMKDQYLVYKDHMKFSALKSLYFTGNWALNGFLKYSKIFN encoded by the coding sequence ATGCCCGAAGTTTCTATCATCACGCCTTGTTACAATTCTGCGATGTTTCTACCGGAAACCATTTCTTCGGTGCTCAATCAAACTTTTTCCAACTGGGAATGGCTGATTACTGATGATTGCTCCACCGACAACTCGGTGGAAATTATAAAAAAAGTTGATGACCCGCGCATTATTCTGACGGTTTCCGAAAAAAACGCCGGCGCGGGAAACGCACGTAATCTTGCTTTGGCAAAAGCTTCCGGCAGATTTATCACTTTTTTGGATGCTGACGATTTTTGGGAACCAAATTTTCTGGAAGAAATGCTAGCTTTTATGAAAAAGGAAAATTGCGAAATTGCCTATTCCAATTATGCGCGCTGCGATGAAAACTTAAATCCAAAAATTGCCGATTTTAAGGCGGAAAAAATCGTAACCTTTGGTAATTTGCTGAAAACCTGCCGGCTTTCTTTGCTCAGTTCCATGTACGATTCACAACGCGTGGGCAAAGAATATTTCCCCACGGAAAGCAAGCGAGAAGATCACGTCATGTGGCTGAGTCTTTTGAAAAAAATTCCAATGGCGAAGCCTTTGAACAAAACCATGGCGAAATACCGCATGCACGGCAGCAGCGTTTCGCGCAAAAAGACCAATATTATGAAAGACCAATATTTGGTGTACAAAGACCACATGAAATTTTCAGCGCTAAAATCGCTTTATTTTACGGGAAATTGGGCGCTGAACGGCTTTCTGAAATATTCAAAAATTTTTAATTAA
- a CDS encoding deoxyuridine 5'-triphosphate nucleotidohydrolase, producing MEFSKEFKQAISEFSGKEKDKLIFRLLKKDRILAHRLYFELIDPENADDKRLQMQDFVKKEVAAAAKRFGRTKYFLTNIRKISSKITEHVKITSDKFGEVSLNLLLISETLENTSKSGDYYKLYIYLLNKLFRSLILTTKLDEDYFLDLKPSFADVKSQILANDRLEKITLDNGLFLKWLNPENIPEHIDQIFKDVKAEGLLR from the coding sequence ATGGAATTCTCAAAAGAATTTAAGCAGGCAATTTCCGAATTTTCCGGCAAGGAAAAAGATAAACTGATTTTCCGTTTGCTGAAAAAAGACCGGATTTTAGCGCACCGCTTGTATTTCGAACTCATCGACCCGGAAAATGCGGATGACAAAAGGTTGCAGATGCAGGATTTCGTTAAAAAAGAAGTTGCTGCCGCCGCAAAACGCTTTGGGCGAACGAAATATTTCCTGACCAACATCCGCAAAATCAGTTCGAAAATTACGGAACACGTAAAAATTACGTCAGATAAATTTGGTGAAGTTTCTTTGAACCTGCTGCTCATCAGCGAAACTTTAGAAAACACTTCTAAAAGCGGCGATTACTACAAGCTTTATATTTATCTGCTGAATAAACTTTTTCGGTCATTGATTTTAACCACGAAACTGGATGAAGATTATTTCCTGGATTTGAAACCATCTTTTGCTGATGTCAAATCCCAAATTTTAGCCAACGACCGTTTGGAAAAAATTACGCTGGATAACGGCTTATTTTTAAAATGGCTGAATCCGGAAAATATCCCGGAACATATCGACCAAATTTTTAAAGATGTTAAAGCGGAAGGTTTGCTGCGCTAA
- a CDS encoding 3-deoxy-D-manno-octulosonic acid transferase, which produces MKTIYNILVSLLITGMKIGAVFNYKLKKGLAGRRQSCEIVKSKFSADDQVIWMHAASLGEYEQGLPVLEKLKEAFPTHKILVTFFSPSGYDHVITKKNIADAVCYLPFDTDRWVKEFTSNFTADIFFTVKYDFWYNLLDELKRQKAEIYVVSALFYETQVFFKFYGKWFVKELKENVDFFFHQTTHSSALAKGIGLKNSITAGDTRYDRVKQLRERDNTVKYIDEFTQNQKTVIFGSSWEAEERIAEILSVKNRNLKIIIAPHDLKRVAALQTTFPSAILYSQLSEKNPLNYSNVQVLIIDCIGLLADLYSYGDIAVVGGGFHAKGLHNILEAATYGIPVFFGDQFRKNPEADGLIAHNGGKCFEDEFFAAPYLLGLVNDDVLLKKMGENAANFVNQQPPASDIIVDFVVKNHRL; this is translated from the coding sequence GTGAAAACCATTTACAACATATTGGTCAGTCTTTTAATCACCGGAATGAAAATCGGTGCGGTTTTCAATTATAAATTGAAGAAAGGGCTGGCGGGCAGAAGACAAAGTTGCGAAATTGTAAAATCGAAATTTTCAGCCGACGACCAGGTGATCTGGATGCACGCGGCAAGTTTGGGCGAATATGAGCAAGGTTTGCCGGTCTTGGAAAAATTAAAAGAAGCTTTTCCGACGCATAAAATTTTAGTCACATTTTTTTCGCCTTCGGGTTACGATCATGTGATTACCAAAAAAAATATTGCCGATGCGGTTTGCTATTTACCTTTTGACACAGACCGTTGGGTAAAAGAATTCACGTCGAATTTTACAGCCGATATTTTTTTCACCGTAAAATATGATTTTTGGTATAATCTGCTGGATGAATTAAAGCGGCAAAAAGCCGAAATTTACGTGGTTTCAGCACTTTTTTATGAAACCCAGGTTTTCTTTAAATTTTATGGAAAATGGTTTGTCAAAGAGTTGAAAGAGAATGTAGATTTCTTTTTTCACCAGACTACGCATTCATCGGCGCTTGCGAAAGGAATTGGTTTAAAAAATTCAATCACCGCGGGCGACACGCGTTATGACAGAGTGAAACAACTTCGCGAGCGCGACAACACGGTGAAATATATTGATGAATTCACACAAAACCAGAAAACCGTAATTTTCGGAAGTTCCTGGGAAGCGGAAGAGCGCATCGCAGAAATTCTTTCGGTGAAAAACCGAAATCTGAAAATCATTATTGCGCCGCACGATTTAAAACGCGTTGCAGCACTTCAAACCACTTTCCCCAGCGCGATTTTATATTCCCAACTTTCCGAGAAAAACCCGCTGAATTATTCCAACGTGCAGGTTTTAATCATCGACTGCATCGGGCTTCTGGCGGATTTATATTCTTACGGCGATATTGCTGTTGTTGGCGGCGGTTTTCATGCCAAAGGTTTGCACAACATTTTGGAGGCGGCTACGTATGGCATTCCGGTATTTTTCGGAGACCAGTTCAGGAAAAATCCCGAAGCAGACGGCCTTATTGCGCACAACGGCGGAAAATGTTTTGAAGATGAATTTTTTGCCGCGCCTTATCTGTTAGGTTTGGTAAACGACGATGTACTTTTGAAAAAAATGGGCGAAAATGCGGCAAATTTTGTTAATCAGCAACCGCCGGCTTCTGATATCATCGTAGATTTTGTAGTGAAAAATCACCGGCTTTAG
- a CDS encoding C40 family peptidase: MNKGICTVSVAALRSEPSHRAEMTSQLLYGETVKILAIEGKFLKVQMDFDGYEGWVDAQQISESFENVNKTVVQETFLKHDSAEGEILLSLGSEINSENIAFEQPKNIVETARKFLNVPYLWSGRSFFGIDCSGFVQLVYKAHGIALPRDAYQQAEIGEVLSFVEESQPGDLAFFENAEGEIVHVGILLNHYEIIHAFGKVRIDALDTTGIFNKELNKHTHKLRFIRNISPNI; the protein is encoded by the coding sequence ATGAACAAAGGAATTTGCACTGTTTCCGTCGCTGCTTTACGAAGCGAACCTTCGCACCGCGCCGAAATGACTTCTCAGCTTCTTTATGGTGAAACCGTAAAAATACTGGCAATTGAGGGGAAATTTTTGAAAGTCCAAATGGATTTTGATGGTTACGAAGGCTGGGTAGATGCACAGCAAATTTCTGAAAGTTTTGAAAATGTAAATAAAACTGTCGTTCAGGAAACATTTTTAAAGCATGACAGTGCAGAAGGCGAAATTCTACTTTCCCTCGGAAGTGAGATAAATTCTGAAAATATCGCCTTTGAGCAGCCAAAAAATATAGTTGAAACCGCCAGAAAATTTTTAAATGTGCCGTATCTCTGGAGCGGCCGTAGTTTTTTCGGTATAGATTGCAGCGGTTTTGTGCAATTGGTTTACAAAGCGCACGGTATTGCTTTGCCACGCGACGCTTACCAGCAGGCAGAAATTGGTGAGGTTTTAAGTTTCGTGGAAGAAAGTCAACCCGGCGATTTGGCTTTTTTTGAAAATGCCGAAGGTGAAATTGTTCACGTCGGAATTTTGCTGAATCATTATGAAATTATTCACGCATTCGGAAAAGTCCGTATTGACGCGCTGGACACCACGGGAATTTTCAATAAAGAACTGAATAAGCACACGCATAAACTTAGGTTTATCCGCAACATATCACCGAATATTTAA
- a CDS encoding O-methyltransferase, whose product MSFFEENCPEVDRYLEKHASAEPEILKKLRKETYQKTTQPHMISGYLQGRFLALISKMISPKNILEIGTFTGYATLCLAEGLPADGKITTLDINEELAYLPKKYFEESEFSGQIDFQLKNAKSFLKDTEENFDFIFIDADKESYAEYFNLLKDKVKSGAVILFDNVLWYGKVLEENPKQKSTRVIKELNELVAKDDNFENVILPLRDGLHLIRKK is encoded by the coding sequence ATGAGCTTTTTCGAAGAAAATTGCCCCGAAGTTGACCGTTATCTGGAAAAGCACGCTTCTGCAGAACCGGAAATTTTAAAAAAACTCCGCAAAGAAACGTACCAGAAAACCACTCAGCCGCATATGATTTCCGGTTATTTGCAGGGCAGGTTTCTGGCGCTGATTTCAAAAATGATTTCACCGAAAAATATTCTGGAAATCGGAACTTTTACCGGTTATGCTACACTTTGTCTCGCCGAAGGTTTGCCTGCGGACGGAAAAATCACCACTTTAGACATTAATGAAGAACTGGCGTATTTGCCGAAAAAATATTTTGAGGAAAGTGAATTTTCAGGGCAAATTGATTTTCAACTGAAAAACGCAAAATCATTTTTAAAGGATACCGAAGAAAATTTTGATTTTATTTTCATCGATGCGGATAAGGAAAGTTATGCAGAATATTTTAATCTGCTGAAAGACAAGGTGAAAAGTGGCGCCGTAATTTTATTTGACAATGTGCTGTGGTACGGAAAAGTTCTGGAAGAAAATCCGAAACAGAAATCCACGCGCGTTATTAAAGAACTCAATGAACTGGTTGCAAAGGACGATAATTTCGAGAATGTTATTTTACCTTTGCGTGACGGCCTCCACTTAATCCGAAAAAAATAA
- a CDS encoding OmpA family protein: MKIAKLGAVLGMALMMTSCVSKKQFDALNANYNQCITNVGERQREIQDLKATNAGLSSENNLLKGQNDALKSSLDACLANTGQGSKNITELIGEINSSNKYIKQLISTNAKNDSLNLALSNKLKRSLDNIADNDVQVKVLKGVVMISLSDKMLYKTGDYNVLPAAQEVLGKVAQVINDYDTYSVLIEGNTDNVPLNSSTLPKDNWDLSALRATSMAKILQTRFGVNPARITAGGRSEYNPKTTNASVSGRAENRRTEIIIMPKLDEFMKLMDIAPVKN, encoded by the coding sequence ATGAAAATAGCGAAACTAGGCGCCGTTCTGGGAATGGCTTTAATGATGACTTCGTGTGTGAGCAAGAAGCAGTTTGATGCTCTTAACGCCAATTACAACCAGTGTATTACCAATGTAGGCGAAAGACAGCGTGAAATTCAGGACTTGAAAGCAACCAATGCCGGACTTTCCAGCGAAAACAACCTGCTGAAAGGCCAGAACGATGCGTTGAAATCGTCTCTTGACGCTTGTTTGGCAAACACCGGACAAGGTTCTAAAAATATCACCGAGCTTATTGGCGAAATTAATTCATCCAATAAATACATTAAGCAGCTGATTTCTACCAACGCAAAAAACGACAGTTTGAACCTGGCTTTATCAAACAAGCTGAAACGTTCTCTTGATAATATCGCAGACAACGACGTACAGGTGAAAGTGCTGAAAGGCGTGGTTATGATTTCGCTTTCCGATAAAATGTTATACAAAACCGGCGATTATAACGTGTTGCCGGCGGCTCAGGAAGTTTTAGGTAAAGTAGCGCAGGTTATTAATGACTATGACACGTATTCTGTCTTAATTGAAGGTAACACCGATAACGTTCCTTTGAACTCTTCAACTTTACCGAAAGACAACTGGGATCTTTCCGCGCTTAGAGCAACTTCTATGGCGAAAATCCTTCAAACGAGATTTGGTGTAAACCCCGCCAGAATTACTGCCGGCGGACGTAGCGAATACAATCCGAAAACCACCAACGCTTCAGTTTCCGGACGTGCTGAAAACCGCAGAACGGAAATTATCATTATGCCGAAGCTTGATGAGTTCATGAAATTAATGGATATTGCTCCGGTAAAAAACTAA
- the tilS gene encoding tRNA lysidine(34) synthetase TilS: MLNTATFQQSLAKLLPDFQAANYLLAVSGGADSMVLLKLFSELGLKFEVAHVNYGLRGKDSDADEEIVKKTCKQLGIFLHLYRVIESDEKPENSIQEWARDLRYTFFHKIKAERNLAFTVTAHHLNDQLETFLINLSKASGIKGLSGMPANKNEILRPLLGLSKEEIYAFAEKNSVLFREDLSNRKNDYLRNFIRNEITPELLKINENFLENFGKSLMYLKESADFIEENLDKIIAQMSVVENGKILLLKAEFFQQSDLVQFEILRRYGFNSKKEISKILAAETGKIFISESHELLVDRAHLVISSKLEKSADEEEIILETEKKAAFIPEKIKSEIEKFGIFCWNFNSDQIEFPLKLRRAKKGDVFYPIGMIGKKKISKFFKDEKIPILAQQKIWLLTDGKDDVLGILPFRQDRRFATDKLDAEGFNVKI; this comes from the coding sequence TTGCTTAATACTGCCACTTTTCAGCAATCTTTAGCCAAACTTCTCCCGGATTTTCAGGCTGCGAACTATTTGTTGGCGGTGAGCGGCGGTGCCGATTCAATGGTGCTTTTGAAGCTTTTTTCGGAGCTCGGTTTAAAGTTCGAAGTTGCCCACGTAAATTACGGTTTGCGCGGAAAAGATTCAGATGCTGATGAGGAAATTGTGAAAAAAACCTGCAAACAGCTCGGTATTTTTCTCCATTTATATCGCGTAATCGAAAGTGATGAGAAGCCGGAAAATTCAATTCAGGAATGGGCGCGCGATTTACGTTACACTTTTTTCCATAAAATTAAAGCCGAAAGAAACTTGGCTTTTACCGTGACTGCGCATCATCTGAATGACCAGCTTGAAACATTTCTCATCAATCTTTCCAAAGCTTCCGGAATTAAAGGCTTGAGTGGAATGCCCGCTAATAAAAATGAAATTTTGCGGCCGCTGCTAGGTTTATCTAAAGAGGAAATTTATGCTTTTGCGGAGAAAAATTCCGTGCTTTTTCGGGAAGATTTATCAAATCGGAAAAATGATTATCTGCGGAATTTCATCCGGAATGAAATTACTCCGGAGCTTTTGAAAATAAATGAAAACTTCCTGGAAAATTTTGGTAAAAGCCTGATGTACCTCAAAGAAAGTGCTGATTTCATCGAAGAAAATCTGGATAAAATAATAGCGCAAATGTCAGTTGTAGAAAACGGAAAAATTTTGCTTTTAAAGGCGGAATTTTTTCAGCAAAGCGATTTGGTTCAGTTTGAAATTCTGCGGCGTTACGGCTTTAACTCAAAAAAAGAAATATCGAAAATTTTAGCCGCTGAAACGGGAAAAATTTTCATTTCAGAAAGCCACGAACTTTTGGTAGATCGTGCACATTTGGTGATTTCATCAAAACTCGAAAAAAGCGCTGATGAAGAAGAGATTATTTTAGAAACCGAAAAAAAAGCCGCTTTTATCCCGGAAAAAATAAAGTCTGAGATTGAAAAATTTGGCATTTTTTGCTGGAATTTTAATTCCGATCAAATCGAATTTCCGCTAAAGTTGAGACGCGCAAAAAAAGGCGACGTTTTCTATCCTATCGGCATGATAGGCAAAAAGAAAATTTCAAAATTTTTTAAGGATGAAAAAATCCCTATTTTAGCGCAGCAAAAAATCTGGCTTTTAACCGACGGAAAAGACGATGTTTTGGGAATTCTTCCCTTCCGGCAGGACCGCAGATTTGCGACTGATAAGCTTGATGCTGAAGGTTTTAATGTAAAAATATAG
- a CDS encoding protein-disulfide reductase DsbD family protein yields the protein MKFKNWLILIVVFLFQGISAQIKDPVKFKYNINSLPNNEYEAVLTATIEKKWHIYSKDLPPDSGIPTEMLLTSKEGIQLIGGVVEVGKKHDEFSEAFGAQIVYYSDLVLFKQKFKLKNNAKPATVTAEITYQTCNDRVCLAPNTLEFEQKIAPTAAGVAVVSPEETPVEPTSAVTATEMDSVPAQGEVATTVSPIKVEQEGLKVTSLDFKNPMTDCGIEAQQNDENFWTYLLLGFFGGLIALLTPCVFPMIPLTVSFFTKGSKDKAKGKRDAFIYGFFILLIFVLLSVPFHIIDGIAGNIFNQISTSVWLNVAFFIIFLFFAGSFFGYYDITLPSSIANKSSKAEDAGGIVGIFFMALTLVIVSFSCTGPILGSLLGSAVTGSANIPMLLTFALAGFGLSWAIVFGLLALFPQALQSLPKSGGWMNTVKVVLGFIELGLALKFLSKADLVSKTFFLKRELFIALWILIAIGLVLYLFGKIRFPHDDKKPKISLTRKIIGVLGIGFIIYLIQGLFPAERPRLQHLSGILPPINVSYFHKEGDGILGMHPSHDYFEAIEIAKKENKPLLIDFTGYGCENCRKMEEFVWSEPDILPILQNEVVLASLYIDDKEALPESEQTSIDMGNGQKKKIKTIGDKWSLFQQINFNNNSQPHYVLVSPDGKVINTPVSGYMPKEDFKAFLTCGIEYFKKNK from the coding sequence ATGAAATTTAAAAATTGGCTGATTCTGATTGTTGTTTTTCTTTTTCAGGGAATTTCGGCACAGATTAAAGATCCTGTAAAATTTAAATACAATATTAATTCGCTTCCCAACAATGAATATGAAGCAGTTTTAACGGCAACCATCGAAAAAAAGTGGCATATTTATTCCAAAGATCTGCCGCCCGATTCCGGAATTCCTACGGAAATGTTGCTGACGAGCAAAGAAGGAATTCAGCTCATCGGCGGTGTAGTTGAGGTCGGTAAAAAACACGATGAATTCTCCGAAGCTTTTGGCGCTCAAATCGTTTATTATTCTGATTTGGTGCTGTTTAAGCAAAAATTCAAACTTAAAAATAACGCAAAACCCGCAACTGTTACTGCAGAAATCACGTATCAGACCTGTAACGACCGGGTTTGTCTGGCACCAAATACGCTGGAATTTGAGCAAAAAATTGCGCCGACCGCAGCGGGAGTTGCCGTAGTTTCACCGGAAGAAACTCCAGTTGAACCAACGTCGGCCGTAACCGCAACAGAAATGGATTCTGTTCCGGCCCAAGGTGAAGTGGCGACGACCGTTTCTCCGATAAAAGTAGAACAGGAAGGTTTAAAAGTTACTTCTTTGGATTTTAAAAATCCTATGACCGATTGCGGAATTGAAGCGCAACAAAATGACGAAAATTTTTGGACCTATTTGCTGCTGGGATTTTTCGGAGGTTTGATCGCTTTGCTGACGCCCTGCGTTTTCCCGATGATTCCGCTTACGGTTTCGTTTTTCACCAAAGGTTCGAAAGATAAAGCGAAAGGCAAGCGCGACGCCTTTATTTACGGCTTTTTTATCCTGCTTATTTTCGTTTTGTTAAGTGTGCCTTTCCATATTATTGATGGAATTGCGGGAAATATTTTTAACCAAATTTCCACAAGTGTTTGGCTGAACGTGGCTTTCTTCATCATTTTCCTCTTTTTTGCGGGAAGTTTCTTTGGCTATTACGACATTACTTTGCCGAGCTCCATTGCGAATAAATCTTCGAAAGCTGAAGATGCCGGTGGAATTGTTGGTATATTTTTCATGGCGCTGACTTTGGTCATCGTGTCATTTTCCTGTACCGGACCGATTTTAGGAAGTTTGCTTGGAAGCGCGGTGACAGGTTCTGCGAACATCCCGATGTTGCTGACATTTGCTTTGGCAGGATTTGGATTAAGCTGGGCGATCGTTTTCGGACTTTTAGCGCTTTTCCCGCAAGCTTTGCAAAGTTTGCCGAAATCCGGCGGCTGGATGAACACCGTGAAAGTAGTTTTAGGTTTTATCGAACTGGGACTTGCTTTAAAATTCCTTTCGAAAGCGGATCTGGTTTCGAAAACATTTTTCCTGAAAAGAGAACTTTTCATTGCACTCTGGATTTTAATCGCGATCGGTTTGGTGCTGTATTTATTTGGGAAAATAAGATTTCCGCATGATGATAAAAAACCAAAGATTTCGCTCACCAGAAAAATTATCGGTGTACTTGGGATTGGATTTATCATTTATTTGATTCAGGGTTTGTTTCCGGCGGAAAGACCAAGATTACAGCATTTAAGTGGAATTTTACCACCGATCAACGTGAGTTATTTCCATAAAGAAGGCGATGGAATTTTGGGAATGCATCCGTCGCACGATTATTTTGAAGCGATTGAAATTGCGAAAAAAGAAAATAAACCTTTGCTTATTGATTTCACGGGTTACGGTTGTGAAAACTGCCGTAAAATGGAAGAGTTTGTCTGGAGTGAGCCCGATATTTTACCAATTTTACAAAACGAAGTGGTTTTAGCCTCCCTCTACATCGATGACAAAGAAGCATTGCCGGAAAGCGAGCAAACTTCAATCGATATGGGCAATGGACAGAAAAAGAAAATCAAGACTATTGGTGATAAATGGAGTTTATTCCAGCAAATCAATTTCAATAACAACTCGCAGCCACATTATGTCTTGGTTTCGCCGGACGGAAAAGTCATTAACACGCCGGTTTCAGGATATATGCCGAAAGAGGATTTCAAAGCTTTCCTGACCTGCGGAATTGAATATTTCAAGAAAAATAAATAA
- a CDS encoding winged helix-turn-helix domain-containing protein translates to MLNINKLNKEFESRVRLGIMSVLMVNEWVDFTEMKNLLEITDGNLASHSAALEKSKFIEVKKEFVGKKPRTSYRVTESGKEAFREHLSGLEKLLGK, encoded by the coding sequence ATGCTCAACATCAATAAACTCAACAAAGAATTCGAAAGTCGCGTCAGACTCGGCATTATGTCGGTTTTGATGGTGAATGAATGGGTTGATTTTACTGAGATGAAAAACCTGCTGGAAATAACCGACGGAAATCTCGCAAGCCACAGCGCCGCGCTGGAAAAATCAAAATTTATCGAGGTTAAAAAAGAATTCGTAGGGAAAAAACCCAGAACTTCTTACCGCGTAACCGAATCAGGAAAAGAAGCTTTCCGCGAACATTTATCCGGTCTCGAAAAATTACTCGGTAAATAG
- a CDS encoding PspC family transcriptional regulator — translation MFTNLRHNMERQWFGVLTRMGAKLGIPVSKLRVFFIYSTFATAGVFFLIYLGLAFTLWVKDMFITRRPSVFDL, via the coding sequence ATGTTCACCAATCTCAGACATAATATGGAGCGCCAATGGTTTGGCGTGCTTACCAGAATGGGCGCAAAACTTGGGATTCCGGTTTCCAAACTGCGTGTATTTTTCATCTACTCCACTTTCGCCACCGCCGGCGTTTTCTTTCTTATTTACCTCGGCCTCGCCTTTACACTTTGGGTAAAAGATATGTTTATCACGCGCCGACCGAGCGTTTTCGACCTGTAA
- a CDS encoding GNAT family N-acetyltransferase, whose product MEYLEISQHDDFRALEIYKSYCESFPADEQRNEKQFRGLFMNPKVKVYSVLRELENIGYLICWEMTDFVFLEHFEIFSEFRSKKYGSEILADLFKKYLHIVLEAEPSDLDEDAKRRISFYEQNGFHIIDENYVQPPYDPEKNALNLWLLANWKPEKTDWIKEEIYDVVYR is encoded by the coding sequence ATGGAATATTTAGAAATCAGTCAGCATGATGATTTTCGTGCTTTGGAAATATATAAATCGTACTGCGAATCCTTTCCCGCGGACGAACAGCGAAACGAAAAGCAGTTTAGGGGGCTTTTTATGAACCCGAAAGTGAAGGTTTATTCGGTTTTACGCGAACTCGAGAACATCGGTTACCTCATTTGTTGGGAAATGACCGATTTTGTCTTTTTGGAACATTTTGAAATTTTTTCAGAGTTCCGAAGCAAAAAATATGGTTCGGAGATCCTTGCCGATTTGTTTAAGAAATATCTTCACATTGTTCTGGAAGCCGAACCTTCAGATTTAGATGAAGATGCGAAACGCCGCATTTCTTTTTACGAACAAAATGGCTTTCACATCATTGATGAAAATTATGTACAGCCGCCGTACGATCCGGAAAAAAACGCTTTAAATCTTTGGCTCCTCGCCAACTGGAAACCTGAAAAAACCGATTGGATTAAAGAGGAAATTTACGACGTGGTGTATCGGTAA
- a CDS encoding SIMPL domain-containing protein — protein MNRNIIAIAIAALGFIIGLALLGGAVKNRNRSENTISVTGLGTKKFTSDLIAWNGNFSRNSFELKTAYDALANDKKIIENYLVSKGIPKNEMVFSAVDIQKQFNYSTDNMGRSQQTFNGYQLSQRVSIDSKNVAKIENLSRNITEIINLGIEFTSSPPNYFYTKLADVKQQMIADATKDAKQRAEKIAENAGAKLGNLKKATMGVTQITEPNSTEEFSYGGTFNTSSKEKEASITIKLEYEVD, from the coding sequence ATGAACAGAAATATCATCGCAATTGCCATTGCAGCTTTAGGTTTTATTATCGGTTTAGCACTTTTGGGAGGCGCCGTTAAAAACCGGAATAGATCCGAGAACACCATTTCGGTTACTGGTCTCGGCACCAAAAAATTTACATCCGACCTTATTGCCTGGAACGGAAATTTTTCACGCAATAGTTTTGAGCTGAAAACCGCTTACGACGCGCTGGCAAATGACAAAAAGATCATCGAAAATTATCTGGTTTCCAAAGGAATTCCAAAAAATGAAATGGTTTTTTCTGCAGTTGATATTCAGAAGCAGTTTAATTATTCCACCGACAATATGGGGCGCAGCCAGCAGACTTTCAACGGATATCAGCTTTCCCAGCGCGTTTCCATCGATAGTAAAAATGTGGCGAAAATTGAAAATTTATCCAGAAATATCACTGAAATTATCAACCTCGGCATAGAATTTACTTCTTCACCACCAAATTATTTCTACACCAAACTGGCGGATGTTAAACAGCAGATGATTGCGGATGCCACCAAAGACGCGAAACAGCGCGCCGAGAAGATTGCTGAAAATGCTGGTGCTAAACTCGGAAATCTTAAAAAAGCGACCATGGGCGTAACGCAGATTACGGAACCCAATTCCACCGAAGAATTTTCCTACGGCGGGACTTTCAATACCTCATCAAAAGAAAAAGAAGCCAGCATTACCATTAAGCTGGAATATGAAGTGGATTAA